The following are encoded together in the Desulfococcus multivorans genome:
- a CDS encoding recombinase family protein, producing the protein MLDNSNVAPGKNKTLRCAIYTRKSHEEGLEQEFNSLDAQRESAEHYIEAQRMRGWTALPDRYDDGGFSGGNMERPGLRRLLADIDAGKIDVIVVYKVDRLSRSLLDFMKMIDLFNEKGVSFVSVTQHFSTTDPTGRMFLGILITFAQYEREVIAERIRDKVAAAKRRGKYCGGVPILGYDVDRDNKKLLVNPDEARTVQYIFRRFIQIGSAKKLGQELNEQGYRTKAWTTKKGRVREGSEWNTAHIYRLLNNRIYIGEIAHKDRSYPGEHEGIIDRATWDKVQAILEDNKPVKVSMARTKMVAPLKGVIRCGHCGCAMGPTYARKNGRHYTYYICQKDSKRTVSRCPLKRIPAGDIEQAVIEQLSAVFRTPTLVAKTYFAARDIEQAERERLFKQKAQLEMELSQAREQALELMKPGNDQPGKAEMLTTVNRQAVELSKQLTHVSERCRAYQGSSITEQDVSEAFQNVEGFWEDLFPVERNRLIRLLVDKVEIRETGIDMELRTNGLTTLIAELAGLACEVTERRASR; encoded by the coding sequence ATGCTTGATAACAGCAATGTCGCGCCGGGCAAGAACAAGACCCTGCGCTGTGCCATCTACACCCGCAAGAGCCACGAGGAAGGGCTCGAACAGGAATTCAACTCGTTGGATGCGCAACGGGAATCGGCGGAACACTATATCGAAGCCCAGAGGATGCGTGGCTGGACGGCTCTGCCGGATCGCTATGACGATGGTGGTTTCTCGGGCGGGAACATGGAGCGTCCGGGGCTACGCCGCCTGCTGGCGGACATCGACGCCGGGAAGATCGATGTGATCGTCGTCTACAAGGTCGACCGGCTGTCCCGCTCGCTGCTGGATTTCATGAAGATGATCGATCTCTTCAATGAAAAGGGCGTCAGCTTCGTCTCGGTCACCCAGCACTTCAGCACCACCGATCCCACTGGCCGGATGTTTCTCGGCATCCTGATCACCTTCGCCCAGTACGAGCGGGAGGTCATCGCCGAGCGTATCCGGGACAAGGTAGCGGCCGCCAAGCGCCGGGGGAAATACTGCGGTGGCGTGCCCATCCTCGGATACGACGTCGACCGGGATAACAAGAAGCTGCTGGTCAACCCGGATGAAGCCAGGACGGTGCAGTACATCTTCCGCCGCTTCATCCAGATCGGCTCGGCCAAGAAGCTGGGCCAGGAATTGAACGAACAGGGGTACCGCACCAAGGCCTGGACTACCAAGAAAGGCAGAGTGCGCGAGGGCTCCGAATGGAACACAGCCCACATCTACCGGCTGCTAAACAACCGGATCTATATCGGCGAGATCGCCCACAAGGACCGCAGCTACCCCGGTGAGCACGAAGGGATCATCGACCGGGCGACCTGGGACAAGGTTCAGGCCATCCTGGAGGACAACAAACCGGTCAAGGTTTCCATGGCCAGAACCAAAATGGTCGCCCCGCTGAAAGGCGTCATCCGCTGCGGCCACTGCGGATGCGCGATGGGACCGACCTACGCCCGCAAGAACGGCCGCCACTACACCTATTACATCTGCCAGAAAGACAGCAAGCGGACCGTAAGCCGGTGCCCGCTCAAACGGATTCCCGCCGGGGACATCGAGCAGGCGGTGATCGAGCAGTTGAGCGCGGTGTTCCGAACACCGACGCTGGTGGCCAAAACCTACTTCGCGGCCCGGGACATCGAGCAGGCGGAGCGGGAGCGGCTGTTCAAACAGAAAGCCCAACTCGAGATGGAGCTGTCGCAGGCGCGGGAGCAGGCACTCGAATTGATGAAACCTGGCAACGATCAGCCGGGCAAGGCCGAGATGCTGACGACCGTCAACCGCCAGGCGGTCGAGCTCTCGAAACAACTGACCCATGTGAGCGAGCGCTGCAGAGCTTACCAAGGGAGCAGCATTACGGAACAGGATGTGTCGGAGGCCTTCCAGAATGTCGAGGGCTTCTGGGAAGACCTTTTCCCTGTGGAGCGAAACCGGCTCATCCGCCTTCTGGTGGATAAGGTCGAGATCCGCGAGACCGGAATCGACATGGAGCTGCGCACCAACGGGCTGACAACGCTCATCGCCGAGCTGGCCGGTCTGGCCTGCGAAGTCACTGAACGGAGGGCAAGCCGATGA
- the smpB gene encoding SsrA-binding protein SmpB, producing the protein MKKEGRKLIANNKKARFNYFIIDKFEAGMVLLGTEVKSLRMGKTHLKDAYAKIVNGEVFVYQMHIGPYPFAYYDNHDPMRPRKLLLHNYEIKRLYGKVNEQGLSLIPMDLYFKDGKVKMTLALCKGKRLHDKRDAIRERDTRRDMDRSRKDGY; encoded by the coding sequence TTGAAAAAAGAAGGGCGAAAACTGATCGCCAACAACAAGAAGGCCCGGTTCAACTATTTCATCATCGACAAGTTCGAGGCGGGCATGGTGCTTCTGGGCACCGAGGTGAAGTCGCTCCGCATGGGCAAGACCCATCTCAAGGACGCCTACGCCAAAATCGTGAACGGCGAGGTCTTCGTCTACCAGATGCACATCGGCCCCTATCCCTTTGCCTACTACGACAACCACGACCCCATGAGGCCCCGGAAGCTTCTGCTGCACAACTACGAGATCAAGCGGCTCTACGGCAAGGTGAACGAGCAGGGGCTTTCCCTGATCCCCATGGACCTCTATTTCAAGGACGGCAAGGTCAAGATGACCCTCGCGCTCTGCAAGGGCAAGCGGCTCCACGACAAGCGCGATGCCATCCGGGAGCGGGACACCCGGCGGGACATGGACCGGAGTCGGAAAGACGGCTACTGA
- the ptsP gene encoding phosphoenolpyruvate--protein phosphotransferase, which yields MTENESQEIVLKGLGVAPGICIGKAYLVDKEGVNVVKKYYIAEADLHKEEIRFKSAVSRARQELAAIIQETPKELRQHTAILETHMVLLQDKLLYGQTLDTIQRFRYNAEWALKNVVDELKAMFQNMSEPYFRERGADIVHVSDRIMRNLVGGDAVNIRDIDKRVILVAKDLSPAETSQIQLERIKGLVTDGGGIASHTGIIARTLEIPAVLGLNNATQIIRNDDFIVVDGSAGLLIIHPTEQTLMEYEERAARYERHRALIARESRMPAKTLDGISIQVMGNIELPEEVVAVRDYGGNGIGLYRTEFQYLGRRGFPTENDLFDKYRDVVEVMTPRPVTIRTLDINGDKALPGQSGNGEANPVLGLRAIRYCLKKPEIFKTQLRAILRAALYGNVRIMFPMISCCEEVRQAKTLLKEAAESLAAEGIEFEYNVDVGIMVEVPSAVAIADMLADEVDFFSIGTNDLIQYALAIDRGNRYVSHMYRPLHPAIIRMIKTVVDVGHQKGIKVYMCGEMAGDPIHLPVLLGLGLDELSMNPQSIPLVKNAIRKLSIKESRAFMYRIFKDKKEGQIESFLKKAYAGVLFDLDIDEDEIAV from the coding sequence AAGTCGGCGGTGAGTCGGGCCAGACAGGAGCTTGCCGCCATCATCCAGGAAACCCCGAAAGAGCTTCGCCAGCACACCGCCATTCTGGAAACCCACATGGTCCTGCTGCAGGACAAGCTGCTGTACGGTCAGACCCTCGACACCATCCAGCGGTTTCGATACAATGCCGAATGGGCCCTCAAAAACGTCGTCGACGAACTCAAGGCCATGTTTCAGAACATGAGCGAGCCCTATTTCAGGGAGCGGGGTGCCGACATCGTCCACGTCTCGGACCGGATCATGCGGAACCTGGTGGGGGGAGATGCCGTCAACATCAGGGATATCGACAAGCGGGTCATTCTGGTGGCCAAAGACCTCTCTCCCGCTGAAACCAGCCAGATCCAACTCGAACGGATCAAGGGACTCGTGACCGACGGCGGGGGCATCGCCTCCCACACGGGCATCATCGCCCGGACCCTCGAAATTCCCGCGGTGCTGGGCCTCAACAACGCCACCCAGATCATCCGGAACGATGATTTCATCGTAGTGGACGGCTCCGCCGGCCTTTTGATCATCCATCCCACGGAACAGACCCTGATGGAGTATGAGGAGCGGGCCGCCCGATACGAACGCCACCGCGCCCTCATCGCCCGGGAGAGCCGCATGCCGGCCAAGACCTTGGACGGCATCTCCATCCAGGTCATGGGGAACATCGAGCTCCCCGAGGAGGTGGTCGCCGTAAGGGATTACGGCGGCAACGGCATCGGCCTGTATCGAACCGAATTTCAGTACCTGGGCCGGCGCGGATTCCCCACGGAGAACGATCTTTTCGACAAGTATCGGGACGTGGTCGAGGTGATGACGCCCCGGCCCGTCACCATCCGAACCCTCGACATCAACGGCGACAAAGCCCTGCCCGGCCAGTCCGGCAACGGCGAGGCAAATCCGGTCCTGGGGCTTCGGGCCATCCGCTATTGCCTCAAGAAGCCCGAGATCTTCAAGACCCAGCTTCGGGCCATCCTCCGGGCGGCGCTCTACGGCAACGTGCGCATCATGTTTCCCATGATCTCCTGCTGCGAGGAGGTCCGGCAGGCCAAGACGCTTCTGAAGGAGGCCGCCGAGTCCCTGGCCGCCGAGGGCATTGAATTCGAATACAATGTCGACGTCGGCATCATGGTGGAGGTGCCGTCGGCCGTGGCCATCGCCGACATGCTGGCCGACGAGGTCGATTTTTTCAGCATCGGCACCAACGACCTGATCCAGTATGCCCTGGCCATCGACCGGGGAAACCGGTATGTCTCCCACATGTACCGGCCGCTTCACCCCGCCATCATCCGCATGATCAAGACGGTGGTGGACGTGGGCCACCAGAAGGGCATCAAGGTCTACATGTGCGGGGAGATGGCCGGCGACCCCATTCATCTGCCGGTGCTCCTGGGCCTGGGACTGGACGAACTCAGCATGAACCCCCAGTCGATTCCCCTGGTGAAAAACGCTATCCGGAAGCTGAGCATCAAGGAGAGCCGGGCGTTCATGTATCGGATTTTCAAAGACAAAAAAGAGGGCCAGATCGAATCGTTCCTCAAAAAGGCCTACGCCGGCGTCCTGTTCGATCTGGATATCGATGAGGACGAAATCGCCGTCTGA